In one window of Balaenoptera musculus isolate JJ_BM4_2016_0621 chromosome 10, mBalMus1.pri.v3, whole genome shotgun sequence DNA:
- the KCNA1 gene encoding potassium voltage-gated channel subfamily A member 1, translated as MTVMSGENVDEASAAPGHPQDGSYPRPAEHDDHECCERVVINISGLRFETQLKTLAQFPNTLLGNPKKRMRYFDPLRNEYFFDRNRPSFDAILYYYQSGGRLRRPVNVPLDMFSEEIKFYELGEEAMEKFREDEGFIKEEERPLPEKEFQRQVWLLFEYPESSGPARVIAIVSVMVILISIVIFCLETLPELKDDKDFTGTVHRLDNTTVVYSVNIFTDPFFIVETLCIIWFSFELVVRFFACPSKADFFRNIMNFIDIVAIIPYFITLGTEIAEQEGNQKGEQATSLAILRVIRLVRVFRIFKLSRHSKGLQILGQTLKASMRELGLLIFFLFIGVILFSSAVYFAEAEEAESHFSSIPDAFWWAVVSMTTVGYGDMYPVTIGGKIVGSLCAIAGVLTIALPVPVIVSNFNYFYHRETEGEEQAQWLHVSAPNLASDSDLSRRGSSTLSKSEYMEIEEDMNNSIAHFRQANVRTGNCTAANQNCVNKSKLLTDV; from the coding sequence ATGACGGTGATGTCGGGAGAGAACGTGGACGAGGCTTCGGCCGCCCCGGGCCACCCCCAGGACGGCAGCTACCCGCGGCCGGCCGAGCACGACGACCACGAGTGCTGCGAGCGCGTGGTCATCAACATCTCCGGGCTGCGCTTCGAGACGCAGCTCAAGACGCTGGCGCAGTTCCCCAACACGCTGCTGGGCAACCCTAAGAAACGCATGCGCTACTTCGACCCGCTGAGGAACGAGTACTTCTTCGACCGCAACCGGCCCAGCTTCGACGCCATCCTCTACTACTACCAGTCGGGGGGCCGGCTGCGGAGGCCGGTCAACGTGCCGCTGGACATGTTCTCCGAAGAGATCAAGTTTTACGAGCTGGGCGAGGAGGCCATGGAGAAGTTCCGGGAGGACGAGGGCTTCATCAAGGAGGAGGAGCGCCCCCTGCCCGAGAAGGAGTTCCAGCGCCAGGTGTGGTTGCTCTTCGAGTACCCCGAGAGCTCGGGGCCCGCCCGGGTCATCGCCATCGTCTCCGTCATGGTCATCCTCATCTCCATCGTCATCTTTTGCCTGGAGACGCTGCCCGAGTTGAAGGATGACAAGGACTTCACGGGCACCGTCCACCGCCTCGACAACACCACGGTGGTCTACAGCGTCAACATCTTCACGGACCCCTTCTTCATCGTGGAAACCCTGTGCATCATCTGGTTCTCCTTCGAGCTGGTGGTGCGCTTCTTCGCCTGCCCCAGCAAGGCGGACTTCTTCAGAAACATCATGAACTTCATCGACATCGTGGCCATCATCCCCTACTTCATCACCCTGGGCACCGAGATAGCTGAGCAGGAGGGGAACCAGAAAGGCGAGCAGGCCACCTCGCTGGCCATCCTCAGGGTCATCCGGTTGGTAAGGGTTTTTAGAATCTTCAAACTCTCCCGCCACTCTAAGGGCCTCCAGATCCTGGGCCAGACCCTCAAAGCCAGTATGAGAGAGCTGGGGCTGCTCATCTTTTTCCTGTTTATCGGGGTCATACTGTTCTCTAGCGCAGTGTACTTTGCCGAGGCGGAAGAAGCTGAGTCGCACTTTTCCAGTATCCCCGATGCTTTCTGGTGGGCGGTGGTGTCCATGACCACCGTAGGATATGGTGACATGTACCCTGTGACAATTGGAGGCAAGATCGTGGGCTCCTTGTGTGCCATCGCCGGTGTGCTGACAATTGCCCTGCCCGTACCTGTCATCGTGTCCAATTTCAACTATTTCTACCACCGAGAAACTGAGGGGGAAGAGCAGGCTCAGTGGCTCCACGTTAGTGCCCCTAACTTAGCCTCTGACAGTGACCTCAGTCGGCGCGGCTCCTCCACTCTCAGCAAATCTGAGTACATGGAGATCGAAGAGGATATGAATAATAGCATAGCCCACTTTAGACAGGCCAATGTCAGAACTGGCAATTGCACCGCAGCTAACCAAAACTGCGTTAATAAGAGCAAGCTACTGACTGACGTTTAA